In the Methyloterricola oryzae genome, one interval contains:
- the fusA gene encoding elongation factor G yields the protein MARTTPIERYRNIGIMAHIDAGKTTTTERVLFYTGVSHKIGEVHDGAATMDWMEQEQERGITITSAATTCFWKGMDGGFPQHRINIIDTPGHVDFTIEVERSLRVLDGACAVFCAVGGVEPQSETVWRQADKYHVPRLAFVNKMDRAGANFLRVVGQIKTRLGGNPVPLQLPIGAEEKFQGVVDLIKMKAIFWDDSTQGMRFEEREVPAEMRVECADWRAKLVEAAAEASEELMDKYLEGGELSVEEIKKGLRARTIASEIVPTLCGSAFKNKGVQAMLDAVVEYMPSPADIPAIKGHLEDDSEGERHPSDDEPFAALAFKIATDPFVGALTFVRVYSGVLSSGDTVYNPIKGKRERIGRLVQMHANNREEIKEVRAGDIAAAIGLKDVTTGDTLCDQKGIITLEKMDFPEPVISVAVEPKTKADQEKMGIALNKLAQEDPSFRVHTDEETGQTIISGMGELHLEIIVDRMKREFGVDANVGAPQVAYRETLKKSVEQEGKYVRQTGGRGQYGHVWLRIEPREPGTGYEFVNGIVGGVIPREYVPAVDKGIQEQMQNGILAGFPVVDVKVTLFDGSYHDVDSSEMAFKIAGSMGFKEGARKAAPALLEPIMRVEVVTPEDYMGDVVGDINRRRGLIQGMDDAPSGKIIRCEVPLSEMFGYATDLRSATQGRATYSMQFEKYAEAPSNVADAIIKKVF from the coding sequence GTGGCACGCACCACTCCCATCGAGCGATACCGGAATATCGGGATCATGGCGCACATCGACGCGGGTAAAACCACGACGACCGAGCGCGTCCTGTTCTATACCGGCGTGTCGCACAAGATTGGAGAGGTGCACGACGGTGCTGCCACCATGGATTGGATGGAGCAGGAGCAGGAGCGCGGCATCACCATCACGTCCGCGGCCACGACCTGCTTTTGGAAGGGAATGGATGGCGGTTTTCCGCAGCACCGGATCAATATTATCGATACGCCCGGGCATGTGGATTTCACCATTGAAGTGGAACGCTCCCTGCGTGTGCTCGACGGCGCATGTGCCGTTTTTTGCGCGGTGGGCGGTGTCGAACCCCAGTCGGAAACGGTATGGCGGCAGGCCGACAAGTATCATGTTCCGCGTCTGGCCTTTGTAAACAAGATGGATCGTGCGGGCGCCAACTTCCTGCGCGTCGTCGGTCAGATCAAGACCCGGCTGGGTGGCAATCCGGTTCCCCTGCAGTTGCCTATCGGGGCTGAGGAAAAGTTTCAGGGGGTGGTCGATCTCATCAAGATGAAGGCCATCTTTTGGGATGACAGTACCCAGGGCATGCGTTTCGAAGAAAGGGAAGTTCCCGCCGAGATGAGAGTTGAGTGTGCGGATTGGCGCGCCAAGTTGGTGGAGGCGGCGGCCGAGGCCAGCGAAGAACTCATGGACAAGTACCTGGAAGGTGGTGAGCTCAGCGTCGAGGAGATCAAGAAAGGTCTTCGTGCGCGCACCATTGCCAGCGAGATCGTTCCCACGCTGTGCGGGTCTGCGTTCAAGAACAAGGGCGTCCAGGCCATGCTGGATGCGGTGGTGGAATACATGCCCTCTCCGGCCGACATTCCGGCCATCAAAGGGCATTTGGAAGATGACAGCGAGGGCGAGCGCCATCCTTCGGATGACGAGCCGTTTGCGGCGCTGGCGTTCAAGATCGCCACCGATCCTTTTGTGGGCGCGCTGACTTTTGTGCGGGTCTATTCCGGCGTGCTGTCTTCCGGCGATACGGTCTACAACCCGATCAAAGGCAAGCGCGAGCGCATCGGTCGTCTTGTGCAGATGCATGCCAACAACCGCGAGGAGATCAAGGAAGTCCGTGCCGGCGACATCGCTGCCGCCATTGGTCTGAAGGATGTCACCACGGGCGACACCCTGTGCGACCAGAAGGGCATCATCACCCTGGAGAAGATGGACTTTCCCGAGCCGGTGATTTCCGTGGCGGTCGAGCCCAAGACCAAGGCCGACCAGGAAAAGATGGGTATTGCCCTCAACAAGCTGGCGCAGGAGGATCCCTCCTTCCGTGTGCACACCGATGAGGAAACCGGCCAGACCATCATCTCTGGGATGGGTGAGTTGCACCTGGAGATCATCGTCGACCGCATGAAGCGTGAATTCGGCGTCGACGCCAATGTGGGCGCGCCGCAGGTTGCTTACCGGGAGACCCTTAAGAAATCGGTGGAGCAGGAAGGCAAATACGTGCGCCAGACCGGCGGCCGCGGCCAGTACGGTCATGTCTGGCTGCGCATCGAGCCGCGCGAGCCGGGCACCGGCTACGAGTTCGTGAACGGCATCGTCGGTGGTGTGATTCCGAGGGAATACGTGCCCGCCGTGGATAAGGGTATCCAAGAGCAGATGCAGAATGGTATACTTGCCGGCTTTCCGGTGGTTGATGTCAAAGTCACTCTGTTCGACGGGTCATACCACGATGTCGATTCCAGCGAAATGGCATTCAAGATCGCCGGATCCATGGGTTTCAAAGAAGGTGCTCGCAAAGCCGCTCCGGCCTTGCTAGAGCCCATCATGCGGGTCGAAGTGGTGACTCCCGAGGATTATATGGGGGACGTGGTGGGTGATATCAACCGCCGTCGTGGGCTCATACAAGGGATGGACGATGCGCCGTCGGGCAAGATCATCCGCTGTGAGGTTCCCTTGTCGGAGATGTTCGGTTACGCCACCGACCTCAGGTCGGCGACGCAGGGCCGCGCGACCTACAGTATGCAGTTTGAGAAATATGCGGAAGCGCCATCGAATGTCGCTGATGCCATCATCAAGAAAGTGTTTTGA
- the rpsG gene encoding 30S ribosomal protein S7, producing the protein MSRRRNSERREINPDPRFGSQTLARFVNMLMEDGKKSVAEKIVYGALDFIEGKTGQNSLEVLTKALENVQPVVEVKSRRVGGATYQVPVEVRPARRSALAMRWLIDAARKRSEKGMGMKLAAEVMDANENRGTAVKKREDTHKMAEANKAFSHYRW; encoded by the coding sequence ATGTCCAGAAGAAGAAATTCCGAGAGAAGAGAAATCAACCCGGATCCGCGATTCGGCAGCCAGACGCTGGCGCGCTTCGTGAACATGCTCATGGAGGACGGCAAAAAGTCCGTCGCGGAAAAGATCGTTTACGGTGCGCTCGACTTCATTGAGGGCAAGACCGGCCAGAACTCCCTGGAAGTGCTGACTAAGGCCCTGGAGAACGTGCAGCCGGTGGTCGAGGTGAAGTCCCGCCGAGTGGGTGGCGCGACCTATCAGGTGCCGGTCGAAGTGCGTCCCGCCCGCCGTTCCGCCCTGGCCATGCGCTGGCTGATCGATGCGGCACGCAAGCGCAGCGAGAAGGGTATGGGCATGAAGTTGGCGGCCGAGGTCATGGATGCCAACGAGAATCGTGGCACTGCGGTGAAGAAGCGCGAAGACACCCACAAGATGGCTGAGGCCAACAAGGCTTTCTCCCACTACCGCTGGTAA
- the rpsL gene encoding 30S ribosomal protein S12, which yields MTTINQLVRKPRVRKIDKSNVPALDSCPQRRGVCTRVYTTTPKKPNSALRKVARVRLTNGAEVTSYIGGEGHNLQEHSVVLIRGGRVKDLPGVRYHIVRGSLDTAGVQKRRQGRSKYGAKRPKS from the coding sequence ATGACCACAATCAACCAATTGGTTCGGAAGCCGCGAGTTAGAAAGATAGACAAGAGCAATGTTCCGGCTCTGGACAGTTGTCCTCAGCGTCGTGGCGTGTGCACCCGTGTTTACACCACCACGCCGAAGAAGCCGAACTCCGCGCTGCGTAAAGTCGCTCGCGTGCGTCTGACCAACGGTGCCGAAGTGACGAGTTATATCGGCGGCGAGGGGCACAACCTCCAGGAGCACTCCGTGGTCCTGATTCGTGGTGGCCGTGTGAAGGACTTGCCGGGTGTGCGTTACCACATTGTGCGCGGCAGCCTGGATACCGCGGGTGTGCAGAAGCGCCGGCAGGGTCGTTCCAAGTATGGCGCCAAGCGTCCGAAGAGCTAA